A genomic stretch from Xiphophorus maculatus strain JP 163 A chromosome 16, X_maculatus-5.0-male, whole genome shotgun sequence includes:
- the narfl gene encoding cytosolic Fe-S cluster assembly factor NARFL, with translation MASHFSGVLQLTDLDDFITPSQECVKPVKVEKKKGKSVAKIQIEDDGSYVQVNQDGGKQKLERAKITLNDCLACSGCITSAESVLITQQSHEELLKVLRNNKTKETEQKTVVVSVSPQSRASLAAHYNLSSSEAGRKLTSFLKGLGVHHVFDTSFSRTFSLLESQREFVDRFSRKQQDSKAVPMLTSACPGWICYAEKTHGDYILPYISTTRSPQQMMGSLVKSYFAEQQGLSPQQIYHVAVMPCFDKKLEASRSDFYLSKAETREVDCVITSGEVQKMLEEQNVSLSDVEPAALDTMFSSVCGDEFLSHAGSGSGGYLQHVFTYAAKQLFGEEVKELTYKTLRNKDFQEVRLEKDGAVLLCFASTYGFRNIQNLVQKLKRGKSPYHFVEVMACPSGCLNGGGQVRPSSSQNQKELLQQVEELYRAERPLLPENDTRVAELYESWLHTLGAERAKELLHTQFHAVEKMTNGLTIKW, from the exons ATGGCGTCTCACTTCAGCGGTGTCCTGCAGCTGACGGATCTCGACGATTTTATCACACCGTCGCAG GAATGTGTCAAACCAGTCAAAgtagagaagaaaaaaggtaaATCTGTGGCCAAAATACAGATAGAGGATGATGGAAGTTATGTGCAAGTCAACCAG gatggaggaaaacagaaactggaGAGAGCAAAGATCACGCTAAACGACTGCTTGGCCTGCAGTGGCTGCATCACTTCAGCCGAGAGCGTCCTGATCACGCAGCAGAGCCACGAGGAGCTTTTAAAAGTGCTGCGGAACAACAAG ACCAAAGAGACGGAGCAGAAGACTGTAGTGGTGTCGGTATCGCCCCAGTCCAGAGCCTCCCTTGCAGCACATTACAACCTCAGCAGTAGTGAGGCTGGCAGAAAGCTCACTTCTTTCCTCAAAGGCCTTG GTGTTCATCATGTGTTTGACACCAGCTTCAGTCGAACGTTCAGCCTGCTGGAGAGTCAGAGGGAGTTTGTGGATCGTTTCAGTCGGAAACAACAGGACAGCAAAGCCGTGCCCATGCTGACATCCGCCTGCCCAG GATGGATCTGTTATGCAGAGAAGACTCACGGCGACTATATTCTCCCGTACATCAGCACCACTCGCTCTCCACAGCAGATGATGGGCTCTCTGGTGAAAAGCTATTTTGCTGAACAGCAG GGTCTTAGTCCACAGCAGATCTACCACGTGGCTGTGATGCCCTGCTTCGACAAGAAACTCGAGGCATCACGCTCCGACTTCTACCTGAGCAAAGCCGAGACCCGAGAAGTGGATTGTGTCATCACTTCAG gagaggTTCAGAAAATGTTGGAGGAGCAGAATGTGTCTCTTTCTGATGTTGAGCCTGCAGCCCTGGACACAAT GTTCAGCAGTGTGTGTGGGGATGAGTTCCTGAGCCATGCTGGGAGTGGTTCAGGAGGTTACCTCCAGCATGTGTTCACGTATGCTGCCAAGCAGCTGTTTGGGGAGGAGGTGAAAGAACTCACCTACAAGACGCTCAG GAATAAAGACTTCCAGGAGGTGAGACTGGAGAAAGACGGTGCCGTCCTGCTGTGTTTCGCCTCAACTTATGGCTTCCGCAACATTCAGAACCTCGTGCAGAAACTCAAGAGGGGAAAGTCGCCCTACCACTTTGTGGAAGTTATGGCCTGTCCGTCAG GCTGTCTAAATGGTGGTGGGCAGGTGAGGCCCTCATCCAGTCAAAACCAAAAGGAGCTTCTCCAACAAGTCGAGGAACTCTACAGGGCAGAGCGTCCCCTGTTGCCAGAAAACGACACCCGTGTGGCTGAGTTGTATGAAAGCTGGCTTCACACCCTGGGAGCAGAGAGAGCCAAAGAGCTGCTACACACACAGTTCCACGCTGTGGAGAAAATGACCAACGGGCTCACTATAAAGTGGTGA